From the genome of Solanum lycopersicum chromosome 12, SLM_r2.1:
TTCTATTTTTGACAAGTTTGTTCTGAGCCTCAAGCTTTGCACGTATCTGTCTCCGCCTTAGGATCCCATGGTACTGTTTTGCATTAACATAGATTGGTCCATCCTCTGCCATATCAACGGGGAGTGGGACACGGGTAGGTGCTATGCCCATCATTTGAGGCTGCATTGACCAAATATCAAACTTAGAACATTTACGAGATAATTAGGAGTCGGTATGTGATACCATTATACATCTCCTTTGCAAACTTACAGCAGCTACAACTAGAATGACAGAATTCTGCTCATTGTTTGCAATCAAGTATTCTCTCCGTCCCAAAGTAAGTGTCACTTTAGCAAACTacccattatttttcttaacaGACATGAAATGAGCTAAAGTGACACTTATTTTAGGACGAATGGAGTACATACAAGAGACAAAAACCAAAGCAGATTACTCACATAAGGCTGAGGTCCATAAGCAGTATATAAGCCACTGATATAGGGATCAGAGTAGCCAAAAGCAGATAAACCCTGCAACGTGAGAAAACAATAAATAAGATTACGCCAAAAGCTAAGGCAAAAATCTCTAAAAAGGAGACAACATACAGTTGAATTGGCCACTTCATTTTGCAAAGAAAAAAGAGCAGGCTTTATTTGAACCTGCATATCTCTTCCATATCTTTCATCATGAGCTGGAAAATCATAAGTAAGATGTAAGATGATCAATCATTATCAGCAAAAGAACTTCATCAAGTAAAAAAACTAAAGCTTGTTGAGATAGATAATCTATTTATGTATcgggaaaaaaaaaactagccGAATGGACAGAAGAAAACTATAAAGTATCTGTACCATATTCTGAGGAAGCACATTGATCTTGAGAATTTGTTTTCCCTGAGGCAGTCATTTCGTCTTGAGAGTTAAGAGTTGTATGTGTCAACCGCAATGTCTCGCCTTGTAAGTCAGGATCCAAAGACTTCATATCTCCTGGCAGCAAGGAGATGGAAATTCCACTTCTGAGACCAATTTTCCGATTATAATGTGAAGTTTCTTGTTCATTGGAACTCACCATGATTAGCTATTCAAagcaaacaacaacatacccaacgTAGTCCGACAAGGTGGGGTCTAGGGAGGGATAGAGTGTTGTacacagaccttacccctacctaaCGGAGATAGGAAGGTTGTCTTCGAAAGATCCCCGGCTCGGTAATTTATATCAAAGAACATacagaaataaagaaatataacaaCCACTAGAGGAAGAATCACATAGcatatatgaaaaatgaaacaacatcaacaaaatCTTAGTCATCAAACCTGCAACACGAACTCCCATAAGGTGATAAAATACACAAGGACAGACAGGCTTATGcggtaacaacaacaacaacatacccaatgtagTTCCACTAGTGGAATTTGGGAAGAGTACGATGTATGCACACATTACCCCTACCTTTGTGGGATAGAGAGGCTGTTCTCGATAGACCTTGCCTCAAAAGAGAAGTTTCCGAAGCAGAATTGTGGGTAAGCATTCTGTGACTGATGTTTACATGCAGTAACTAGTAACTAGCAGTTCATCAATACATAATACAAGACCATTAACCTACCCGATATACTCGACTCATATATATGACTATAAAAAACCATAGTAGAAAGGATTTGATCAGACATAGCAAAATGAACACctaaaatgaaatgaacaaaaaaaaaattaccaatgggaaaattaaaacaaaaaaccaCATGCATCTTGCTCTAACATCATGAGAATCTTATATCCCAAAGATTACTTGATCAACATACCAAGTCATATATCACGAGAAAACCATGTGGctcggattctccaaaaatacactattttagGAGTATCCCACATGCACCCCGTCTAtattttgaagagtccgagcaacatagccAGCAAACTCTTCAAAAAGATAAGGCGAAAAACACTAGATCAGAACCTAGAACACAAGATCAAGAAACATTCAACCaaatatttaaatgtttattACATCAAAAACACCACTCTCCAAATATTACTATCATCAAAAGAACTTCCATGGATATTAGAAGAAAAAACACATTCTCCTATGACAAcccataaacaaaaaatatgcaGAAAACCCATAAAGATATGAACTTTACTCATTATTCCCCTTATAAATATGCATAACCATCTtaaaaagacatatttttttactttaaaccCCACATGCACTCAAGACTCACTCTGTAGAATATTCTTATACCCCAAAAGGGAAATTTAGAGGCAAAATGAAACTTTAAGAAGAAAACTATTGGGCATGCACATAAAAAATCCACCCAGTGCACTAAGCTCCTGCTATATGTAGGGTCCGGGAAGGACCAGAACATAAGAGCATATTGGACACAGCCTTACATGCAGTTCTACAGAGGTTGTTTTCACAGCTCAAAACCGTGACCTTCAAGTCACATCGCAACAAATTTACCAATAATGCTAAATATATAGAACAAAAGATCAAGAAAGAATCAACCAATTATGCTGATCTTTATTACATCAAGAACCCCACTCTGCAAATGTTACTATCACCAACAGAATATCCATagatataacaataaaaaaaccCAGTTTCCTATCACAACCCATAAACAGAAAATATACAGAAAAGCAATAAAGATTGCAACTTCACTCATTTTTCCCAAATCAATAtgcaaaaacattttaaatagaCATATCTTTGACTTAAAAGTCCACATGCATTCAAGAATTTCACTGTATGTAGAACATTCTTTATCTAACCAAAACAGTAAATATACCCAAAAAGGAAATTTAGAGATCAATACTAAAACGAAACTATTAAAAGAAGAAAACCAATAAAGATTGCAACTTTACTCATTATTCCCCTTATTCATATGCAAAACCATCtaaaaaacacatatttgaCTTTAAAGTCCACATGCATTCAAGATTTTCGCTATGTAGAACATTCTTTATGCAACCAAACCAGTATACACACAACACCCAAAAAAGGAAATTTAGAGATCAATAGCAAAATGTAactattagaagaagaaaaccAATAAAGGTTACAACTTTACTCACTATTCCACTTTATCAATATACAAAACCATCTTAAAAACACATCTTTGACTTTAAAAGTCCACATGCATTCAAGATTTTCACTATGTAGAACATTCTTTATCTAACCAAACCAGTACATACACAACATCCAAAAAGGGAAATTTAGAGATCAATAGTAAAATGAAACTATTACAAGAAGAAAACCAATAAAGATTGCAACTTTACTCATTATTCCGCTTATTCACATACAAAATTTATCTTAAAAACACATCTTTGACTTTAAATTCCACATGCATTTCAAGATTTTCACTATGTAGAACATTCTTTATCTAACCAAACCAGTACATACACATCAAAAAGGGAAATTTAGAGATCAATAGCAAAATGAAACTATTACAAGAAGAAAACCAATAAAGATTGCAACTTTACTCATTATTCCTCTTATTCACATACAAAACCATCTTAAAAACACATCTTTGACTTTAAAGTCCACATGCATTTCAAGATTTTCACTATGTAGAACATTCTTTATCTTAACCaatacacaatacccaaaaaagagaaatttagaaatcaaaaccaaaataaaacaaccaaacaaaaaaaagaagaagaaaaaaactattgggcaaaaacacataaataaatcCAATacttaaaacatgaaaaaacataaaaaaaaaaaatgaaagaaaaaaaaaagtgaatggATTTAGAGAAGGACCTGTGGAATCCACTAAagttaagaaaagaaataaacacAAGTGTTGCTTGTTGGTATGAAATCAAGCATGTCTCCTTCCTtgaaactctctctctctcttctcttttctctctctaaaaagaaatcttttttttttttttgccttgtAAGAAATGGCATAAGAATCTCTGTGCATCTTCTTGCTGGCTATGATGTACACACTGTACAGTTAGATgattaattaacaattaatttttttttctactttaatttaattttactttttctacttTGGGACTTCAAACTTTTGACAACAATTTACTTTTGTTCTCTATCTGCATTTAATTTAAACCAAactgaattttaaaaaaaaaaattaaaacaaacttcTTTGGGGCTTTTCAACTTCCTTTTTATTCTTCAggaatcttatttttttaacaaacatataatattaacatatataaaGTTGAAATGTTAAATCTTTATTaagtgaaatattttatatttgaaaaaaatagaattaagaataacttcatattctatatttaaaaagataaaatataatgtaaaatattatcatacttTAAAGATTTCTCTTCACGAACCTCATTTGTATACTATATTAAATATAGTactattattaatgttattgaaaaattaaaaattaaatgtaagTCCTTTTTACTAGAGatgattttattcttaaaatttaaattcaatttttggtcattttttgaGCCCTAGATCGGAAGCTTAGGTGCTATTGTTCTGTATCTTATTTGTATCAAAATAGACGATAAAACTACATCAATCAACAATTACCGTAGCCTTTAAGATTGCTTTTGCCTCGTGATAAAATGATCTCGCAAAACAG
Proteins encoded in this window:
- the LOC101247294 gene encoding nuclear transcription factor Y subunit A-7-like isoform X1 — its product is MVSSNEQETSHYNRKIGLRSGISISLLPGDMKSLDPDLQGETLRLTHTTLNSQDEMTASGKTNSQDQCASSEYAHDERYGRDMQVQIKPALFSLQNEVANSTGLSAFGYSDPYISGLYTAYGPQPYPQMMGIAPTRVPLPVDMAEDGPIYVNAKQYHGILRRRQIRAKLEAQNKLVKNRKPYLHESRHLHAVNRVRGSGGRFLSSKKVHQSDPNSYPTNSTSSLDSVEHEGSTSAFSSVRQDVVHNGINFQQQQPDHMAFSVSSHMVITMQGNGTQQHAPVVR
- the LOC101247294 gene encoding nuclear transcription factor Y subunit A-5-like isoform X2, with product MVSSNEQETSHYNRKIGLRSGISISLLPGDMKSLDPDLQGETLRLTHTTLNSQDEMTASGKTNSQDQCASSEYAHDERYGRDMQGLSAFGYSDPYISGLYTAYGPQPYPQMMGIAPTRVPLPVDMAEDGPIYVNAKQYHGILRRRQIRAKLEAQNKLVKNRKPYLHESRHLHAVNRVRGSGGRFLSSKKVHQSDPNSYPTNSTSSLDSVEHEGSTSAFSSVRQDVVHNGINFQQQQPDHMAFSVSSHMVITMQGNGTQQHAPVVR
- the LOC101247294 gene encoding nuclear transcription factor Y subunit A-7-like isoform X3 codes for the protein MKSLDPDLQGETLRLTHTTLNSQDEMTASGKTNSQDQCASSEYAHDERYGRDMQVQIKPALFSLQNEVANSTGLSAFGYSDPYISGLYTAYGPQPYPQMMGIAPTRVPLPVDMAEDGPIYVNAKQYHGILRRRQIRAKLEAQNKLVKNRKPYLHESRHLHAVNRVRGSGGRFLSSKKVHQSDPNSYPTNSTSSLDSVEHEGSTSAFSSVRQDVVHNGINFQQQQPDHMAFSVSSHMVITMQGNGTQQHAPVVR
- the LOC101247294 gene encoding nuclear transcription factor Y subunit A-7-like isoform X4, translated to MKSLDPDLQGETLRLTHTTLNSQDEMTASGKTNSQDQCASSEYAHDERYGRDMQGLSAFGYSDPYISGLYTAYGPQPYPQMMGIAPTRVPLPVDMAEDGPIYVNAKQYHGILRRRQIRAKLEAQNKLVKNRKPYLHESRHLHAVNRVRGSGGRFLSSKKVHQSDPNSYPTNSTSSLDSVEHEGSTSAFSSVRQDVVHNGINFQQQQPDHMAFSVSSHMVITMQGNGTQQHAPVVR